In Sphingomonas psychrotolerans, the following proteins share a genomic window:
- a CDS encoding MarR family winged helix-turn-helix transcriptional regulator: MKQDRDLETLLGYQIEMAHLTMVTDARATLAPFDITPAKLTAMLLIRANPGCDQTALGRALRINRSSAMKLINYLAERDLVERRAGRDLRTNALHLSADGEVRLAEMVARLRESDRRMSAALSAEERTALVALVRKLRQPRDAAGAAKRGRGGGVAKLSA, translated from the coding sequence ATGAAGCAGGACCGCGACCTCGAGACCTTGCTCGGCTATCAGATTGAGATGGCGCATCTGACAATGGTGACCGACGCGCGTGCGACATTGGCTCCGTTCGACATCACTCCCGCCAAGCTGACCGCGATGCTGCTGATCCGCGCCAATCCCGGCTGTGATCAGACCGCCTTGGGACGCGCGCTGAGGATCAATCGCTCGAGTGCGATGAAGCTGATCAACTATCTCGCCGAGCGCGATCTCGTCGAGCGCCGCGCCGGCCGCGACCTCAGGACCAACGCGTTGCACCTCAGCGCTGACGGGGAGGTGCGGCTCGCCGAGATGGTCGCGCGCCTGCGTGAATCCGACCGTCGCATGAGCGCGGCTCTCTCTGCCGAGGAGCGCACCGCGCTGGTGGCGCTGGTCCGCAAGCTCCGCCAGCCGCGCGATGCCGCCGGTGCGGCCAAGCGGGGGAGAGGCGGCGGGGTTGCAAAACTGTCTGCCTAG